A region of Hippoglossus stenolepis isolate QCI-W04-F060 chromosome 7, HSTE1.2, whole genome shotgun sequence DNA encodes the following proteins:
- the LOC118112239 gene encoding aryl-hydrocarbon-interacting protein-like 1 isoform X2, with product MEETYLSNHPGVRKKILAGGKGPLPHFPPGTKLVFHFQTLLDDFERTVIDDSRLAGRPAEIFVGKMFKMEIWETLLMSMRVEEVAEFWCDAVHTGLYPIVSKGMRLIAQGKDPLEGQRHMCGMGNVFHYHSTGFPELDELMRTPQPLIFIMELLQVGDPMSYHRESWMMEKDEKLEMVPILHMQGNALVKQGQFRDAASKYKEAVLLLKTVQSKEMPGDIDYINLGRMIIPLELNYCQCMMELEEYYEAIEHTTELLEKHKDCVKGYYKRAKAHTAVWNEKEARRDFNMVSHLDVSLASLVHRELKNLSERMKDKYWEEKDQYWNMLETKESKNKEEEEKEGHEEEDKEEDEREDKVEQEDGESATTESKDEGELGGDECPVKIKPDEGAGDEEETSSSEGKDWQQMLQLVMLLQKEGNFLVKQNQFQEAGEKFKEAIEYVDILQNKLWLVGVPGK from the exons ATGGAGGAGACGTACCTTTCCAACCACCCAGGAGTGAGGAAGAAGATTCTGGCTGGAGGCAAAGGACCGCTGCCACACTTTCCACCTGGGACAAAG CTGGTGTTCCACTTCCAGACGCTGTTGGACGACTTTGAGCGGACGGTCATTGATGACAGTCGACTGGCAGGCAGGCCCGCTGAGATCTTTGTGGGAAAGATGTTCAAGATGGAGATCTGGGAGACCCTGCTGATGTCCATGAGGGTTGAAGAGGTGGCGGAGTTCTGGTGCGATGCCGTT caCACAGGGTTGTATCCGATTGTGTCTAAGGGAATGAGGCTGATCGCTCAAGGGAAAGACCCCCTGGAGGGCCAGAGACACATGTGCGGCATGGGGAACGTGTTCCACTATCACTCCACTGGTTTCCCAGAGCTGGATGAGCTGATGAGAACCCCTCAACCACTTATATTTAtcatggagctgctgcag GTCGGAGACCCCATGTCCTACCACCGAGAGTCGTGGATGATGGAAAAGGATGAGAAGCTGGAGATGGTGCCAATTCTCCACATGCAGGGCAACGCGCTGGTCAAGCAGGGACAATTCCGGGACGCTGCCAGCAAGTACAAAGAggcggtgctgctgctgaaaacgGTCCAGTCCAAA gaGATGCCGGGCGATATAGACTACATTAACTTGGGTCGAATGATTATCCCTCTGGAGCTGAACTACTGCCAGTGTatgatggagctggaggagtaTTACGAGGCGATCGAGCACACCACCGAGCTGCTGGAGAAACACAAAG ACTGTGTGAAGGGCTACTACAAGAGAGCCAAGGCCCACACTGCCGTGTGGAATGAAAAGGAGGCTCGCAGAGACTTCAACATGGTGTCCCACCTCGACGTCTCGCTGGCGTCTCTGGTCCACAGGGAGCTGAAGAACCTGTCAGAGCGCATGAAGGACAAGTACTGGGAGGAGAAGGATCAGTACTGGAACATgctggagacaaaggagagcaaaaataaagaggaggaggagaaagagggtcatgaggaggaggataaggaggaagatgagagggaAGACAAAGTTGAACAAGAAGATGGTGAAAGCGCGACCACAGAGAGTAAAGATGAAGGAGAACTCGGAGGAGATGAATGCCCGGTGAAGATTAAACCGGACGAGGGTGCAGGTGACGAAGAGGAAACGAGCTCCTCTGAGGGTAAAGACTGGCAGCAGATGCTACAACTCGTCATGTTGCTGCAGAAAGAAGGAAACTTCCTCGTGAAACAAAACCAATTCCAAGAGGCCGGTGAGAAGTTCAAGGAGGCCATAGAATACGTGGACATCCTTCAGAATAAG CTGTGGCTTGTAGGTGTGCCGGGGAagtga
- the LOC118112239 gene encoding aryl-hydrocarbon-interacting protein-like 1 isoform X3, whose translation MEETYLSNHPGVRKKILAGGKGPLPHFPPGTKLVFHFQTLLDDFERTVIDDSRLAGRPAEIFVGKMFKMEIWETLLMSMRVEEVAEFWCDAVHTGLYPIVSKGMRLIAQGKDPLEGQRHMCGMGNVFHYHSTGFPELDELMRTPQPLIFIMELLQVGDPMSYHRESWMMEKDEKLEMVPILHMQGNALVKQGQFRDAASKYKEAVLLLKTVQSKEMPGDIDYINLGRMIIPLELNYCQCMMELEEYYEAIEHTTELLEKHKDCVKGYYKRAKAHTAVWNEKEARRDFNMVSHLDVSLASLVHRELKNLSERMKDKYWEEKDQYWNMLETKESKNKEEEEKEGHEEEDKEEDEREDKVEQEDGESATTESKDEGELGGDECPVKIKPDEGAGDEEETSSSEGKDWQQMLQLVMLLQKEGNFLVKQNQFQEAGEKFKEAIEYVDILQNKSSCGL comes from the exons ATGGAGGAGACGTACCTTTCCAACCACCCAGGAGTGAGGAAGAAGATTCTGGCTGGAGGCAAAGGACCGCTGCCACACTTTCCACCTGGGACAAAG CTGGTGTTCCACTTCCAGACGCTGTTGGACGACTTTGAGCGGACGGTCATTGATGACAGTCGACTGGCAGGCAGGCCCGCTGAGATCTTTGTGGGAAAGATGTTCAAGATGGAGATCTGGGAGACCCTGCTGATGTCCATGAGGGTTGAAGAGGTGGCGGAGTTCTGGTGCGATGCCGTT caCACAGGGTTGTATCCGATTGTGTCTAAGGGAATGAGGCTGATCGCTCAAGGGAAAGACCCCCTGGAGGGCCAGAGACACATGTGCGGCATGGGGAACGTGTTCCACTATCACTCCACTGGTTTCCCAGAGCTGGATGAGCTGATGAGAACCCCTCAACCACTTATATTTAtcatggagctgctgcag GTCGGAGACCCCATGTCCTACCACCGAGAGTCGTGGATGATGGAAAAGGATGAGAAGCTGGAGATGGTGCCAATTCTCCACATGCAGGGCAACGCGCTGGTCAAGCAGGGACAATTCCGGGACGCTGCCAGCAAGTACAAAGAggcggtgctgctgctgaaaacgGTCCAGTCCAAA gaGATGCCGGGCGATATAGACTACATTAACTTGGGTCGAATGATTATCCCTCTGGAGCTGAACTACTGCCAGTGTatgatggagctggaggagtaTTACGAGGCGATCGAGCACACCACCGAGCTGCTGGAGAAACACAAAG ACTGTGTGAAGGGCTACTACAAGAGAGCCAAGGCCCACACTGCCGTGTGGAATGAAAAGGAGGCTCGCAGAGACTTCAACATGGTGTCCCACCTCGACGTCTCGCTGGCGTCTCTGGTCCACAGGGAGCTGAAGAACCTGTCAGAGCGCATGAAGGACAAGTACTGGGAGGAGAAGGATCAGTACTGGAACATgctggagacaaaggagagcaaaaataaagaggaggaggagaaagagggtcatgaggaggaggataaggaggaagatgagagggaAGACAAAGTTGAACAAGAAGATGGTGAAAGCGCGACCACAGAGAGTAAAGATGAAGGAGAACTCGGAGGAGATGAATGCCCGGTGAAGATTAAACCGGACGAGGGTGCAGGTGACGAAGAGGAAACGAGCTCCTCTGAGGGTAAAGACTGGCAGCAGATGCTACAACTCGTCATGTTGCTGCAGAAAGAAGGAAACTTCCTCGTGAAACAAAACCAATTCCAAGAGGCCGGTGAGAAGTTCAAGGAGGCCATAGAATACGTGGACATCCTTCAGAATAAG AGCAGCTGTGGCTTGTAG
- the LOC118112239 gene encoding aryl-hydrocarbon-interacting protein-like 1 isoform X1 encodes MEETYLSNHPGVRKKILAGGKGPLPHFPPGTKLVFHFQTLLDDFERTVIDDSRLAGRPAEIFVGKMFKMEIWETLLMSMRVEEVAEFWCDAVHTGLYPIVSKGMRLIAQGKDPLEGQRHMCGMGNVFHYHSTGFPELDELMRTPQPLIFIMELLQVGDPMSYHRESWMMEKDEKLEMVPILHMQGNALVKQGQFRDAASKYKEAVLLLKTVQSKEMPGDIDYINLGRMIIPLELNYCQCMMELEEYYEAIEHTTELLEKHKDCVKGYYKRAKAHTAVWNEKEARRDFNMVSHLDVSLASLVHRELKNLSERMKDKYWEEKDQYWNMLETKESKNKEEEEKEGHEEEDKEEDEREDKVEQEDGESATTESKDEGELGGDECPVKIKPDEGAGDEEETSSSEGKDWQQMLQLVMLLQKEGNFLVKQNQFQEAGEKFKEAIEYVDILQNKVDQRGEDLESLEKVRLPLTLNLSQCMLELKEHQRVVELINKLLKKHKGNFKAVYQRAQAHSALCNEDKARRDFEMVEKLDPAFKPFVRQELKKLGERVRSMHACQNKTYWDTMQEKWGPGGSKTNRAASEKNVKFAPKATEENAEVDKKAGERESSEKPAPAETEGGDDAETEKSPDVKAERSNKELDSGRVSEEELDNENIESAVDHEYGQGAADNRAPDKDSDPAATSTGKDNVVSRRSSCDKGRKKVKCQSSAAASPSRTSQGNKVTSDKTGNGGTQSE; translated from the exons ATGGAGGAGACGTACCTTTCCAACCACCCAGGAGTGAGGAAGAAGATTCTGGCTGGAGGCAAAGGACCGCTGCCACACTTTCCACCTGGGACAAAG CTGGTGTTCCACTTCCAGACGCTGTTGGACGACTTTGAGCGGACGGTCATTGATGACAGTCGACTGGCAGGCAGGCCCGCTGAGATCTTTGTGGGAAAGATGTTCAAGATGGAGATCTGGGAGACCCTGCTGATGTCCATGAGGGTTGAAGAGGTGGCGGAGTTCTGGTGCGATGCCGTT caCACAGGGTTGTATCCGATTGTGTCTAAGGGAATGAGGCTGATCGCTCAAGGGAAAGACCCCCTGGAGGGCCAGAGACACATGTGCGGCATGGGGAACGTGTTCCACTATCACTCCACTGGTTTCCCAGAGCTGGATGAGCTGATGAGAACCCCTCAACCACTTATATTTAtcatggagctgctgcag GTCGGAGACCCCATGTCCTACCACCGAGAGTCGTGGATGATGGAAAAGGATGAGAAGCTGGAGATGGTGCCAATTCTCCACATGCAGGGCAACGCGCTGGTCAAGCAGGGACAATTCCGGGACGCTGCCAGCAAGTACAAAGAggcggtgctgctgctgaaaacgGTCCAGTCCAAA gaGATGCCGGGCGATATAGACTACATTAACTTGGGTCGAATGATTATCCCTCTGGAGCTGAACTACTGCCAGTGTatgatggagctggaggagtaTTACGAGGCGATCGAGCACACCACCGAGCTGCTGGAGAAACACAAAG ACTGTGTGAAGGGCTACTACAAGAGAGCCAAGGCCCACACTGCCGTGTGGAATGAAAAGGAGGCTCGCAGAGACTTCAACATGGTGTCCCACCTCGACGTCTCGCTGGCGTCTCTGGTCCACAGGGAGCTGAAGAACCTGTCAGAGCGCATGAAGGACAAGTACTGGGAGGAGAAGGATCAGTACTGGAACATgctggagacaaaggagagcaaaaataaagaggaggaggagaaagagggtcatgaggaggaggataaggaggaagatgagagggaAGACAAAGTTGAACAAGAAGATGGTGAAAGCGCGACCACAGAGAGTAAAGATGAAGGAGAACTCGGAGGAGATGAATGCCCGGTGAAGATTAAACCGGACGAGGGTGCAGGTGACGAAGAGGAAACGAGCTCCTCTGAGGGTAAAGACTGGCAGCAGATGCTACAACTCGTCATGTTGCTGCAGAAAGAAGGAAACTTCCTCGTGAAACAAAACCAATTCCAAGAGGCCGGTGAGAAGTTCAAGGAGGCCATAGAATACGTGGACATCCTTCAGAATAAG GTGGATCAACGGGGCGAGGACTTGGAGTCACTGGAGAAAGTGCGTCTGCCGCTGACGCTCAACCTCAGCCAGTGCATGCTGGAGCTGAAAGAGCACCAGCGCGTGGTGGAGCTCATCAACAAGCTGCTGAAGAAGCATAAAG GTAACTTTAAGGCGGTGTACCAACGGGCTCAGGCGCACTCCGCTTTGTGCAATGAGGACAAAGCTCGAAGGGACTTTGAAATGGTCGAGAAGTTGGACCCGGCCTTCAAACCCTTTGTCCGCCAAGAGCTGAAAAAGCTGGGTGAGCGCGTCCGCTCCATGCACGCCTGCCAGAACAAGACTTACTGGGACACGATGCAGGAGAAGTGGGGGCCTGGTGGAAGCAAGACCAACAGAGCGGCAAGCGAGAAGAACGTCAAATTTGCACCGAAAGCCACAGAAGAAAACGCTGAAGTAGATAAGaaggcaggagagagggaaagctCAGAGAAACCCGCCCCTgctgagacagagggaggggatgatgcagaaacagagaaaagcccAGATGTGAAAGCAGAGCGGAGTAATAAAGAGCTAGATAGTGGGAGAGTGAGCGAAGAGGAGTTAGATAATGAAAATATAGAGAGTGCTGTGGATCACGAGTATGGGCAGGGTGCGGCGGATAATCGAGCCCCAGATAAAGATAGTGATCCTGCGGCCACCAGCACAGGCAAAGATAATGTAGTGAGCAGGAGATCATCGTGTGATAAGGGCAGAAAGAAGGTCAAATGCCAATCAAGTGCTGCAGCGAGCCCAAGCCGAACAAGCCAAGGGAACAAAGTCACCAGTGATAAGACAGGAAACGGTGGCACTCAATCAGAATAG